One genomic region from Quercus robur chromosome 4, dhQueRobu3.1, whole genome shotgun sequence encodes:
- the LOC126721158 gene encoding cytochrome b561 and DOMON domain-containing protein At3g61750 → MANLRSFVGFCVLILVLEPKLPALADDSGNVGIGSGRGGGVPELCNIDARSFLPPPYGNLSSVICKPIWNTFILRYSHDEDNVVNIILSSVYTTGWVGIGFSKDGKMVGSSAMVGWINRKGHAKIKQFYLQGSKEWEVIPDKGELPLTGIPSSLVIHGPSIYLAFQLKFENHLARQPIILAFGTRIPKHSHLSHHDDKTTILFDFSAGSHVSAASTNFGQMKKNHGVLGIIGWGLILPIGAIVPRYFKHKDPLWYYLHSVLQFIGFAIGLATVILGQRLYNIIHADFPSHRGIGIFVLVLSILQILAFFLRPNKDAKTRKFWNWYHHWVGRFALFFGALNIVLGIQIAGAGSDWKIGYGFLLGIVIVTVIVLEVLAYLRRSEKPTPLDPSFQMNPVE, encoded by the exons ATGGCCAATTTGAGAtcttttgttgggttttgtgttttgattctTGTCTTGGAACCTAAGCTTCCTGCATTAGCCGATGACAGTGGTAATGTCGGCATAGGCAGTGGCAGAGGTGGTGGAGTACCAGAGCTTTGTAACATAGATGCCAGGAGTTTCCTTCCTCCCCCATATGGAAATTTATCTAGTGTCATCTGCAAGCCTATCTGGAATACTTTCATCTTGAGG TACTCCCATGATGAAGATAATGTGGTGAACATTATATTATCTTCTGTATACACCACTGGATGGGTGGGAATAGGATTTTCCAAAGATGGTAAGATGGTTGGTTCTAGTGCCATGGTGGGATGGATCAATAGAAAAGGTCATGCAAAAATAAAGCAGTTCTATTTGCAAGGTTCCAAGGAGTGGGAAGTCATACCAGACAAAGGTGAATTGCCACTCACTGGTATTCCTTCTTCTCTTGTGATTCATGGACCTTCAATTTACTTGGCATTTcagttgaaatttgaaaatcaccTTGCTCGCCAACCCATTATATTGGCTTTCGGAACCAGAATTCCAAAGCACTCCCACCTAAGTCACCACGATGACAAAACAACAATCTTATTCGACTTCTCTGCAG GTTCACATGTATCTGCGGCATCCACTAATTTTGGCCAGATGAAAAAGAATCACGGTGTATTGGGTATAATCGGATGGGGTCTAATCCTTCCTATTGGGGCAATTGTCCCAAGATACTTCAAGCATAAGGACCCCCTTTGGTACTACCTTCATtcagttcttcaattcatcggGTTTGCCATCGGACTTGCTACCGTGATACTTGGACAACGActttataatataatacatgCTGATTTTCCAAGTCATAGAGGCATAGGAATTTTTGTTCTAGTACTTAGTATTCTTCAG ATTCTAGCATTCTTTCTCCGCCCGAACAAGGACGCCAAGACTCGCAAGTTCTGGAATTGGTACCACCACTGGGTTGGAAGGTTTGCCCTTTTCTTTGGAGCTTTGAACATAGTATTGGGAATCCAAATTGCAGGTGCAGGGAGTGATTGGAAGATTGGCTATGGATTTCTTCTCGGAATAGTTATTGTTACGGTCATTGTTCTGGAAGTATTAGCATATTTGAGAAGGTCTGAGAAGCCTACTCCCTTGGATCCATCCTTCCAAATGAATCCAGTTGAATAA